A single Meles meles chromosome 20, mMelMel3.1 paternal haplotype, whole genome shotgun sequence DNA region contains:
- the LOC123932701 gene encoding olfactory receptor 7A17-like produces MEADNDTGISEFLLLGLSEERELQPFIFGLFLSMYLITVFGNVLIILAVRSDSHLHTPMYFFLANLSFVDICFTSTTIPKMLWNIQTQSKVITYAGCITQMYFFIVFADWDDFLLTVMAYDRFMAICHPLQYTVIMNPHHCGLLVLVSWVISVLNSLLQSLMLLQLSFCTEVEIPHFFCELNQVVGHACSNTFLNDMVMNLGIMLLGGGPLAGILYSYSKIISSIHRISSTQGKYKAFSTCTSHLSIVSLFYCTSLGVYLSSAATQRSHASAVASVMYTVVTPMLNPFIYSLRNRDIKRALKRITGIPVM; encoded by the coding sequence ATGGAAGCAGACAATGATACAGGAATTTCAgagtttcttcttctgggattatCAGAGGAACGAGAACTACAGCCCTTCATATTTGGGCTCTTCCTCTCCATGTACCTGATCACTGTGTTTGGAAACGTGCTCATCATCCTGGCTGTCAGATCTGATTCTCACCtacacacccccatgtacttcttcctggccAACCTGTCCTTTGTAGACATCTGTTTTACCTCCACCACCATCCCCAAGATGCTGTGGAACATCCAGACTCAGAGCAAAGTCATAACTTATGCAGGCTGCATCACACAGATGTATTTTTTCATAGTCTTTGCAGACTGGGATGACTTTCTCCTGactgtgatggcctatgaccgcttcATGGCCATCTGTCACCCCTTGCAATACACGGTCATCATGAATCCCCACCACTGTGGACTGCTGGTTCTGGTGTCCTGGGTCATCAGTGTTCTGAATTCCTTGTTACAGAGTTTGATGTTGTTGCAGCTGTCCTTCTGTACAGAGGTGGAAATCCCCCATTTTTTCTGTGAACTCAACCAGGTAGTTGGGCATgcctgttctaatacctttctTAATGACATGGTGATGAATTTGGGAATTATGCTGCTGGGTGGTGGTCCCCTTGCTGGGATCCTTTATTCGTACTCTAAGATCATTTCCTCCATACATAGAATCTCATCAACTCAGGGCAAGTATAAAGCATTTTCCACGTGTACATCTCACCTCTCTATTGTCTCCTTATTTTATTGTACAAGCCTAGGAGTGTACCTTAGCTCTGCAGCTACCCAGAGATCCCACGCAAGTGCAGTAGCTTCAGTGATGTACACAGTGGTCACGCCCATGCTGAACCCCTTCATCTATAGCCTGAGGAACAGAGACATAAAGAGGGCTCTGAAAAGAATCACTGGGATTCCAGTGATGTAA